The following proteins are encoded in a genomic region of Montipora foliosa isolate CH-2021 chromosome 8, ASM3666993v2, whole genome shotgun sequence:
- the LOC137967361 gene encoding galaxin-like, which yields MKQFFTFTLGLNAVLFGFFASQCASFPSDTMKRESQSANMLEARHRRQAPANQGSCGGVMYNLATDMCCHGNVEPKVGATPMCCESSSYDPNTQMCCEGTVANKPLGIPMCCGSDSYDASTTLCCNGNLNYKPSGQPGCCGEFSYDATLQLCCDSHPTPKVGSLPRCCGRTGYDANVSLCCGDNNVQFVAGPQAGCCGDRAYNGATELCCDSNVWPKPAMGACCGSQPYSQATHLCCEDIARFKGTNTACCGSFPYNQATNLCCEGTIVTKNALTPLCCGTSSYNPINSLCCDGTAHSKAGFTRPACCGGAIYDAALARCCDGVPRYNVMSCAGLA from the exons ATGAAGCAATTCTTTACCTTCACCCTTGGCTTGAATGCAGTTTTGTTCGGCTTCTTTGCTAGCCAATGTGCCTCTTTCCCAAGTGACACCATGAAGAGAGAGTCCCAAAGTG CAAACATGCTGGAAGCCAGACATCGACGTCAAGCCCCTGCGAATCAAGGCTCTTGTGGAGGGGTGATGTACAATCTTGCCACGGACATGTGCTGCCATGGGAATGTAGAGCCAAAGGTAGGCGCAACGCCCATGTGTTGTGAGAGTAGTTCTTACGATCCAAACACTCAGATGTGTTGTGAAGGCACCGTAGCTAATAAGCCGCTAGGGATTCCAATGTGTTGTGGGAGTGACTCGTACGATGCAAGCACAACTTTGTGCTGCAATGGCAACCTTAATTACAAGCCCTCAGGCCAGCCGGGCTGCTGTGGAGAATTTTCATACGATGCAACCCTTCAGTTGTGTTGCGATAGCCATCCTACACCAAAGGTTGGTTCATTACCACGGTGCTGTGGTAGGACTGGCTACGATGCTAACGTATCTCTGTGTTGTGGTGACAACAACGTGCAGTTCGTAGCAGGACCCCAAGCAGGATGCTGTGGAGATCGGGCGTACAATGGAGCTACAGAGTTATGCTGCGATAGTAACGTTTGGCCAAAGCCGGCGATGGGAGCATGTTGTGGCAGCCAGCCTTACAGCCAAGCAACTCACCTCTGTTGTGAGGATATCGCACGTTTCAAAGGAACGAATACAGCTTGCTGTGGATCTTTCCCTTACAATCAAGCAACTAACTTATGTTGCGAGGGCACTATTGTAACGAAGAACGCATTAACACCCCTTTGTTGTGGGACAAGTTCGTACAATCCCATAAATTCACTGTGCTGTGACGGTACAGCGCACTCCAAAGCAGGATTTACAAGACCCGCTTGTTGTGGTGGAGCCATTTATGATGCAGCTCTTGCAAGATGCTGCGATGGAGTCCCCAGGTATAACGTGATGTCTTGCGCAGGTCTTGCATAG